The Urbifossiella limnaea genome has a window encoding:
- a CDS encoding S41 family peptidase, whose protein sequence is MRHLVALCAAALLAPAAAAQEPIRFARTPDISPDGKTVAFSYLGDIWTVPSVGGVARPVTMHEAHDLNPVFSPDGKYLAFSSNRHGSYDVFVSPAVGGRPRRLTFDSGHDTVTGWTPDGKGVVFTSTRGTAYPFQAECYVVPFDGGAERKLTLFEGKEAHLSPAGDRVAFVRGPGLWYRRGYRGSSNDELWVAGADGSGPRRFTTFDGQDGSPMWSPDGKTLYYVSEEGSTRGCANVVSRPADATSGTPQRLTTHADDTVRRARVSGNGEWIVYELGADLCVVPTRGGAPRKLAIEVNADDKANTERAVTYTRDATEFALSPDEEHAVVVVHGELFLTRIPDGNKVTRLTDHPAYDHGATFSPDGKSILFASDRSGAEDLFLLEPDDAEHPELHKAHTFKVTQLTKTPEAESGARFTPKGDRVGFIRGGKLWTMKPDGTDQKVMIDTPQVFDFEFSPDGKHVVFARMDGSFASEVFVAPTDGGEARNVTRYATYNGDVSWSPAGGKIAFVGQRRGTYLPHVLSLQRPAAPGAPKSAPGEIDWDDIHLRGEKAAGIAADSVSISPTGLQVAFRHSGAGNGDDLWVAAANGSSQTRVTTGNLAPRQIRWAKKSSGLIYFLTGTGELRSVRHGSPFPGAATNSADPPRVNFQARLTVKRDEEFAEMFAQSWRGLSDHFYDSGFHGADWFAVRAKYQALVPHVAMKEDLYALVSVMLGELNASHLGISGVLPTAQEPTADLGLLFDPSYRGPGLKVTEVLKRGPADKRGLGVKPGDVVVAIDRVELTPKVNVSQLLNNKAGEGLLIDVASDPADKKTRRRVELFPIARDKASDLMYDRWVDANAAAVAKQSGGKLGYIHIPGMDEPGLERFMRALYSDNLDKDGLIVDVRFNGGGFTHDQVLNYLSGKEHTFFKQRDGGQGLVLRNYDRKFTRPVAVMTNNRSYSDAEIFPHAFRTLGLGKVVGQATGGFVIGTTSTRLIDGSTLRLPRTGVFTVKGVNMEKEGVIPDVAVEIEPSDFFRGVDTQLTRAVSVLTDDVVAWKRARGTPTGTAPATVPPAVAPMPRTAPAAPMPAIPPAAE, encoded by the coding sequence GTGCGTCACCTCGTCGCCCTGTGTGCCGCCGCGCTCCTCGCCCCCGCCGCGGCCGCCCAGGAACCCATCCGCTTCGCCCGCACCCCGGACATCTCGCCCGACGGCAAGACCGTCGCCTTCAGCTACCTCGGCGACATCTGGACGGTGCCCTCGGTCGGCGGCGTGGCCCGCCCGGTGACGATGCACGAGGCCCACGACCTGAACCCCGTCTTCAGCCCCGACGGCAAGTACCTCGCGTTCAGCTCCAACCGCCACGGCAGCTACGACGTGTTCGTGTCGCCCGCGGTCGGCGGTCGGCCGCGGCGGCTCACCTTCGACAGCGGCCACGACACCGTCACCGGCTGGACGCCGGACGGGAAGGGCGTCGTGTTCACGTCCACCCGCGGGACGGCGTACCCGTTCCAGGCCGAGTGCTACGTCGTGCCGTTCGACGGCGGCGCGGAGCGGAAGCTGACGCTGTTCGAGGGGAAGGAGGCGCACCTGTCGCCGGCCGGCGACCGGGTGGCGTTCGTCCGCGGCCCGGGGCTGTGGTACCGCCGCGGCTACCGCGGCTCCAGCAACGACGAGCTGTGGGTCGCCGGCGCCGACGGGAGCGGCCCGCGGCGATTCACCACGTTCGACGGCCAGGACGGCTCGCCGATGTGGAGCCCGGACGGCAAGACGCTGTACTACGTCAGCGAGGAAGGCAGCACCCGCGGCTGCGCGAACGTGGTGTCGCGCCCGGCCGACGCTACCAGCGGCACCCCGCAGCGGCTCACCACCCACGCCGACGACACGGTCCGCCGCGCCCGCGTGTCCGGCAACGGCGAGTGGATCGTCTACGAGCTCGGTGCCGACCTGTGCGTCGTGCCCACCCGCGGCGGCGCGCCCCGCAAGCTGGCGATTGAGGTGAACGCCGACGACAAGGCGAACACCGAGCGGGCCGTCACGTACACCCGCGACGCCACCGAGTTCGCGCTGTCGCCGGACGAGGAGCACGCGGTCGTGGTCGTCCACGGCGAATTGTTCCTGACGCGCATCCCCGACGGCAACAAGGTCACGCGGCTCACCGACCACCCGGCCTACGACCACGGCGCCACCTTCAGCCCGGACGGCAAAAGCATCCTGTTCGCGTCCGACCGCAGCGGCGCCGAAGACCTGTTCCTGCTCGAGCCGGACGACGCGGAGCACCCCGAGCTGCACAAGGCGCACACTTTCAAGGTGACGCAGCTGACGAAGACGCCCGAGGCCGAGAGCGGCGCCCGCTTCACCCCGAAGGGCGACCGCGTCGGCTTCATCCGCGGCGGCAAGCTGTGGACGATGAAGCCCGACGGCACCGACCAGAAGGTGATGATCGACACGCCGCAGGTGTTCGACTTCGAGTTCAGCCCGGACGGCAAGCACGTCGTGTTCGCCCGCATGGACGGGTCGTTCGCCAGCGAGGTGTTCGTCGCCCCGACGGACGGCGGCGAAGCCCGGAACGTGACCCGCTACGCCACCTACAACGGCGACGTGAGCTGGAGCCCGGCCGGGGGTAAGATCGCCTTCGTCGGCCAGCGCCGCGGTACCTACTTGCCGCACGTCCTGAGCCTGCAAAGGCCCGCCGCCCCTGGCGCCCCCAAGAGCGCCCCCGGCGAGATCGACTGGGACGACATCCACCTCCGCGGCGAGAAGGCGGCCGGCATCGCGGCCGACAGCGTGAGCATCTCGCCGACGGGGCTTCAGGTGGCGTTCCGGCACAGCGGCGCCGGCAACGGCGACGACCTGTGGGTGGCCGCGGCCAACGGCAGCAGCCAGACCCGCGTGACCACCGGCAACCTCGCCCCGCGGCAGATCCGCTGGGCGAAGAAGAGTAGCGGCCTGATCTACTTCCTGACCGGCACCGGCGAGCTGCGGAGCGTCCGCCACGGCTCGCCGTTCCCCGGCGCGGCCACGAACAGCGCCGACCCGCCGCGGGTGAACTTCCAGGCGCGCCTGACCGTGAAGCGCGACGAGGAGTTCGCCGAGATGTTCGCCCAGAGCTGGCGCGGCCTGTCGGACCACTTCTACGACAGCGGCTTCCACGGGGCCGACTGGTTCGCCGTGCGGGCGAAGTACCAGGCGCTCGTGCCGCACGTCGCCATGAAGGAGGACCTGTACGCGCTGGTCAGCGTCATGCTCGGCGAGCTGAACGCCTCGCACCTCGGCATCAGCGGCGTGCTGCCGACGGCGCAGGAGCCGACGGCCGACCTGGGGCTGTTGTTCGACCCGAGCTACCGCGGCCCCGGCCTGAAGGTGACCGAGGTGCTGAAGCGCGGCCCCGCCGACAAGCGCGGCCTCGGCGTCAAGCCCGGCGACGTGGTGGTCGCCATCGACCGCGTCGAGCTGACGCCGAAGGTGAACGTAAGCCAGCTGCTGAACAACAAGGCCGGCGAGGGGCTGCTCATCGACGTGGCGTCCGACCCGGCCGACAAGAAGACGCGGCGCCGCGTGGAGCTGTTCCCGATCGCCCGCGACAAGGCCAGCGACCTGATGTACGACCGCTGGGTCGACGCGAACGCGGCGGCGGTGGCGAAGCAGAGCGGCGGCAAGCTCGGCTACATCCACATCCCCGGGATGGACGAGCCGGGCCTGGAGCGGTTCATGCGGGCGCTCTACTCCGACAACCTCGACAAGGACGGCCTCATCGTGGACGTGCGGTTCAACGGCGGCGGCTTCACCCACGACCAGGTGCTGAACTACCTGAGCGGCAAGGAGCACACGTTCTTCAAGCAGCGCGACGGCGGCCAGGGGCTGGTGCTCCGGAACTACGACCGCAAGTTCACCCGGCCGGTCGCGGTGATGACGAACAACCGCTCCTACTCCGACGCCGAAATCTTCCCGCACGCCTTCCGCACGCTGGGCCTGGGCAAGGTGGTGGGCCAGGCGACGGGCGGGTTCGTGATCGGCACCACCAGCACGCGCCTGATCGACGGCTCGACGCTGCGCCTGCCGCGGACGGGGGTGTTCACCGTGAAGGGGGTGAACATGGAGAAGGAGGGCGTGATCCCGGACGTGGCGGTGGAGATCGAGCCGAGCGACTTCTTCCGCGGCGTGGACACGCAGCTGACGCGGGCGGTGAGCGTGCTGACGGACGACGTGGTGGCGTGGAAGCGGGCGCGCGGCACGCCGACGGGCACCGCGCCGGCGACGGTGCCGCCGGCGGTGGCGCCGATGCCGCGGACGGCCCCGGCGGCGCCGATGCCGGCCATCCCGCCGGCGGCGGAGTAG
- the glpK gene encoding glycerol kinase GlpK → MPPVVLAIDQGTTSSRAVVYDPTTFAPLGVAQQEIEQHYPRDGWVEHEPEDIWYSVARTCREALAAAGRAPKDVAAVGITNQRETVVVWDRTTGRPVHRAIVWQDRRTTDFCRARAADGPWLTAKTGLVLDPYFSGTKLRWLLEQQPNLRAAAERGELAAGTIDTFLMWRLTGNHVTDATNASRTLLFDIHRMAWDDELLTYFGVPRALLPTVKPSAGDFGVTKGLDFLPDGVPVRGVAGDQQAALFGQACFGPGEAKCTYGTGAFLLLHTGDTPVASRHRLLTTAAASTDGKPKYALEGAVFVAGAAVQWLRDGLHLFRTAAESEALAEKSNPAEPVLFVPGLVGLGAPHWVPEARGVMFGLTRATTAADLARAALEGVAFQVADLIDAADHDLGAAGAAPLKVDGGMARNDRFLRTQADFLGRPVVRAAEAESTALGAAMLAAVGAGLTDEAALRARSAAGTRFDPTLPAGERAARRAAWQKAVRAVVSFYAADGSAS, encoded by the coding sequence ATGCCACCCGTCGTCCTCGCCATCGACCAGGGCACCACCAGTTCCCGTGCCGTCGTCTACGACCCGACGACGTTCGCGCCGCTCGGCGTCGCCCAGCAGGAAATCGAGCAGCACTACCCGCGCGACGGCTGGGTCGAGCACGAGCCGGAAGACATCTGGTACTCGGTCGCCCGGACCTGCCGCGAGGCGCTCGCCGCCGCGGGCCGCGCCCCGAAGGACGTGGCCGCCGTCGGCATCACCAACCAGCGCGAGACGGTCGTGGTCTGGGACCGCACCACCGGCCGCCCCGTCCACCGCGCCATCGTCTGGCAGGACCGCCGCACCACCGACTTCTGCCGCGCCCGCGCCGCCGACGGCCCGTGGCTCACCGCCAAGACCGGCCTCGTTCTCGACCCGTACTTCAGCGGCACGAAACTTCGCTGGCTCCTGGAACAGCAGCCGAACCTGCGTGCCGCCGCCGAGCGTGGCGAGCTGGCCGCCGGCACCATCGACACGTTCTTGATGTGGCGGCTGACCGGCAACCACGTCACCGACGCGACGAACGCCAGCCGCACGCTCCTGTTCGACATCCACCGCATGGCGTGGGACGATGAGCTGCTGACCTACTTCGGCGTGCCGCGGGCGCTACTGCCGACCGTGAAGCCGAGCGCCGGCGACTTCGGGGTGACGAAGGGTCTGGACTTCTTGCCGGACGGCGTGCCGGTCCGCGGCGTGGCCGGCGACCAGCAGGCGGCGCTGTTCGGGCAGGCGTGCTTCGGCCCCGGCGAGGCGAAGTGTACCTACGGCACCGGCGCCTTCCTGCTCCTCCACACCGGTGACACCCCGGTGGCATCGCGGCACCGCCTGCTCACGACCGCCGCCGCGAGCACCGACGGGAAACCGAAGTACGCGCTCGAAGGGGCCGTGTTCGTGGCCGGCGCCGCGGTCCAGTGGCTGCGCGACGGGCTGCACCTGTTCCGCACCGCGGCCGAGTCGGAGGCGCTGGCGGAGAAGTCGAACCCGGCCGAGCCGGTGCTGTTCGTGCCGGGACTGGTGGGCCTCGGCGCCCCGCACTGGGTGCCCGAGGCCCGCGGCGTGATGTTCGGCCTCACCCGCGCCACGACGGCCGCCGACCTGGCGCGGGCGGCGCTGGAGGGCGTGGCGTTCCAGGTGGCCGACCTGATCGACGCCGCCGACCACGACCTGGGGGCGGCGGGCGCCGCGCCGCTGAAGGTGGACGGCGGCATGGCCCGCAACGACCGCTTCCTCCGCACGCAGGCCGACTTCCTGGGTCGGCCCGTGGTGCGGGCCGCGGAGGCGGAATCGACGGCACTGGGGGCCGCGATGCTGGCCGCGGTCGGCGCCGGCCTGACGGACGAGGCCGCGCTGCGGGCGCGGTCCGCCGCGGGCACGCGGTTCGACCCGACGCTTCCGGCGGGCGAGCGTGCCGCACGCCGGGCGGCGTGGCAGAAGGCGGTGCGGGCGGTGGTGAGCTTCTACGCGGCGGACGGTTCGGCGTCGTAG
- a CDS encoding MBL fold metallo-hydrolase codes for MRLPLVLVLLALAATAAAQPAKQPPEIERYRNYLLTAPAPEPKNGSVRVTWLGTATLLFDDGETQLMTDGFLTRPSLRKVLATIETEPKVVDAALAKAGVTKLAALFVAHTHYDHALDCAYVARKTGAVLHGSSSTLNVGRGGDVPEKQMVEFDHGQSYRFGKFSVTVLKSRHSPTIRFLNDDLGQRVERPLKQPASFKDYKEGGAFDFLISHGPNAVLVNAGGSYIEGARDGLKADVVFLTTAVLSAQPAAFQAAFYTETVGKVRPKLVVPIHWDNFMKPLTEQLDPQFDPADGWDPLIRRCRADGIGFGILPGYGRVTLFAR; via the coding sequence GTGAGGTTACCGCTCGTCCTCGTCCTGCTCGCACTCGCCGCCACGGCCGCCGCCCAGCCCGCAAAACAGCCGCCCGAGATCGAGCGCTACCGCAACTACCTCCTCACCGCCCCGGCCCCGGAGCCCAAGAACGGCAGCGTCCGCGTCACCTGGCTCGGCACCGCGACCCTCCTGTTCGACGACGGCGAGACGCAGCTCATGACCGACGGCTTCCTCACCCGCCCGTCGCTCCGCAAGGTGCTCGCCACCATCGAGACGGAACCCAAGGTCGTGGACGCCGCCCTCGCCAAGGCGGGCGTCACGAAGCTGGCCGCGCTGTTCGTCGCGCACACGCACTACGACCACGCCCTCGACTGTGCCTACGTCGCTCGCAAGACCGGCGCCGTGCTGCACGGGTCGTCCTCGACCCTCAACGTCGGCCGCGGCGGCGACGTGCCCGAGAAGCAGATGGTCGAGTTCGACCACGGCCAGTCGTACCGCTTCGGCAAGTTCAGCGTCACCGTCCTGAAGTCGAGGCACTCGCCGACCATCCGCTTCCTGAACGACGACCTGGGCCAGCGCGTCGAGCGGCCGCTGAAGCAGCCGGCGAGCTTCAAGGACTACAAGGAGGGCGGCGCCTTCGACTTCCTCATCAGCCACGGCCCGAACGCCGTGCTCGTGAACGCCGGCGGCAGCTACATCGAAGGGGCGCGCGACGGGCTCAAGGCGGACGTGGTGTTCCTCACGACGGCGGTGCTGTCGGCGCAGCCGGCGGCGTTCCAGGCCGCGTTCTACACCGAGACTGTCGGCAAGGTGCGGCCGAAGCTCGTCGTGCCGATCCACTGGGACAACTTCATGAAGCCGCTGACCGAGCAGCTGGATCCGCAGTTCGACCCGGCCGACGGGTGGGACCCGCTCATCCGCCGCTGCCGGGCCGACGGCATCGGCTTCGGCATCCTCCCGGGCTACGGCCGGGTCACGCTTTTTGCTCGGTAG